The Streptomyces sp. Mut1 genome window below encodes:
- a CDS encoding NADPH-dependent 2,4-dienoyl-CoA reductase yields the protein MSPYPHLLSPLDLGFTTLPNRVLMGSMHVGLEEVENGFERMAAFYAERARGGVGLMVTGGIAPNERGCSFPGGAKMTTEAEAAEHARVTSAVHAAGGRIAMQILHFGRYAHHPGLVAPSAIQAPISAFTPHALTDDEVEATIEDFVTAAALARGAGYDGVEIMGSEGYLINEFIASATNHREDRWGGSYENRVRFPVEIVRRVRERVGSDFILIYRLSMLDLVPGGSSLDEVVRLAREIEAAGATIINTGIGWHEARIPTIATSVPRGAFTWVTEKVRGAVRVPLVTSNRINTPEVAEHALAAGRADMVSMARPFLADPDFVAKASEGRADAINTCIGCNQACLDHVFSGQVTSCLVNPRACHETELVLSPTRTRKRVAVVGAGPAGLACAVTASERGHTVTLFDAADEIGGQLNVARRVPGKEEFNETLRYFRTRLAEENVEVRLGTPVGAGDLGGYDEIVLATGVTPRTPAIPGADHPSVVSYLDVLRHGAPVGDRVALVGAGGIGFDVAEFLTDGGQAASLDPEVFFRQWGVDTEYRERGGLAAPERPKTTRTVHLLQRKESKVGAGLGRTTGWIHRTELRHRGVTMTAGVTYDRIDDEGLHITVGGEQRLLPVDTVVLCAGQEPRRELYEELLAEGRAAHLIGGADVAAELDAKRAIRQGTELAGSL from the coding sequence ATGAGCCCGTATCCGCATCTGCTGAGCCCGCTCGACCTCGGGTTCACCACCCTGCCGAACAGGGTCCTGATGGGGTCGATGCACGTCGGCCTGGAAGAGGTCGAGAACGGCTTCGAGCGCATGGCCGCCTTCTACGCCGAGCGGGCCCGCGGCGGGGTGGGCCTCATGGTGACCGGCGGCATCGCGCCCAACGAACGGGGCTGCTCGTTCCCGGGCGGGGCAAAGATGACCACCGAGGCGGAGGCGGCGGAGCATGCCCGGGTGACCTCGGCCGTGCACGCGGCGGGCGGGCGGATCGCCATGCAGATCCTGCACTTCGGCCGCTACGCCCACCACCCGGGCCTGGTGGCGCCGAGCGCGATCCAGGCGCCGATCAGCGCGTTCACCCCGCACGCGCTGACCGACGACGAGGTCGAGGCGACGATCGAGGACTTCGTCACGGCGGCCGCGCTGGCGCGCGGCGCCGGGTACGACGGCGTCGAGATCATGGGCTCCGAGGGCTATCTCATCAATGAGTTCATCGCCTCGGCGACCAACCACCGCGAGGACCGGTGGGGCGGCTCGTACGAGAACCGTGTGCGCTTCCCCGTAGAGATCGTGCGCCGGGTGCGTGAGCGGGTCGGCAGCGACTTCATCCTCATCTACCGGCTCTCGATGCTGGACCTGGTGCCCGGCGGCTCGTCGCTGGACGAGGTCGTGCGGCTCGCCCGGGAGATCGAGGCGGCCGGCGCCACCATCATCAACACGGGCATCGGCTGGCACGAGGCCCGCATCCCCACCATCGCCACCTCGGTCCCCCGGGGCGCGTTCACCTGGGTCACCGAGAAGGTGCGCGGCGCCGTCCGCGTACCGCTGGTGACGAGCAACCGGATCAACACCCCCGAGGTCGCCGAGCATGCCCTCGCGGCGGGCCGCGCGGACATGGTGTCGATGGCCCGGCCGTTCCTGGCCGACCCCGACTTCGTCGCGAAGGCGAGTGAGGGCCGCGCGGACGCGATCAACACCTGCATCGGCTGCAACCAGGCCTGCCTGGACCACGTCTTCAGCGGGCAGGTGACCTCCTGCCTGGTCAATCCGCGCGCCTGCCACGAGACGGAACTCGTCCTGTCGCCGACCCGCACCCGCAAGCGCGTCGCCGTCGTCGGCGCCGGGCCCGCCGGGCTCGCCTGCGCCGTCACGGCATCCGAGCGCGGTCATACGGTGACGCTCTTCGACGCGGCGGACGAGATCGGCGGGCAGCTGAACGTGGCCCGCCGGGTGCCCGGCAAGGAGGAGTTCAACGAGACGCTGCGCTACTTCCGCACCCGGCTCGCCGAGGAGAACGTCGAGGTGCGGCTCGGCACCCCGGTCGGCGCCGGGGACCTCGGCGGATACGACGAGATCGTCCTGGCCACCGGGGTCACCCCCCGGACTCCGGCGATCCCCGGGGCCGACCACCCCAGCGTGGTCAGCTACCTCGATGTGCTGCGGCACGGCGCGCCGGTCGGTGACCGGGTCGCCCTCGTCGGGGCGGGCGGGATCGGTTTCGACGTGGCCGAGTTCCTGACGGACGGCGGGCAGGCGGCGAGCCTGGACCCCGAGGTGTTCTTCCGGCAGTGGGGCGTCGACACCGAGTACCGCGAGCGCGGTGGCCTCGCGGCCCCGGAGCGCCCGAAGACCACCCGGACCGTGCACCTGCTCCAGCGCAAGGAGAGCAAGGTCGGCGCCGGTCTCGGCCGGACGACGGGCTGGATCCACCGCACCGAGCTGCGGCACCGCGGGGTCACCATGACCGCGGGTGTCACCTACGACCGGATCGACGACGAGGGGCTGCACATCACGGTCGGCGGCGAGCAGCGCCTGCTGCCGGTCGACACGGTCGTGCTGTGCGCGGGCCAGGAGCCCCGCCGGGAGCTGTACGAGGAGCTGCTCGCCGAGGGCCGCGCCGCGCATCTGATCGGCGGCGCGGACGTCGCGGCCGAACTGGACGCCAAGCGCGCGATCCGGCAGGGCACGGAACTCGCCGGCTCGCTCTGA
- a CDS encoding DoxX family protein: protein MGCVNRHDLGLLVLRVGTGAVLAAHGSQKLAGWFGGGGVEGTTAAMEAMGFRPPKHSAIAAGLGEAGGGALLALGLATPAAGAAAAGAMAGAVAVHAPAGFFAQGGGYEYPAFLGFTAAAIGLTGPGRYSVDHATGHAFNQPWMVALAFAGSAVAAAAVVGKRSRAQVPEPEEF, encoded by the coding sequence ATGGGCTGTGTCAACCGTCACGACCTCGGTCTGCTCGTCCTGCGCGTCGGCACGGGAGCGGTGCTCGCCGCCCACGGCAGCCAGAAGCTCGCCGGCTGGTTCGGCGGCGGGGGAGTCGAGGGCACCACCGCGGCCATGGAGGCCATGGGCTTCCGTCCGCCGAAGCACAGCGCCATCGCCGCCGGGCTCGGTGAGGCGGGCGGCGGCGCGCTGCTCGCTCTGGGCCTCGCCACCCCGGCGGCCGGGGCGGCGGCGGCCGGCGCCATGGCCGGAGCGGTGGCCGTCCACGCTCCCGCGGGCTTCTTCGCGCAGGGCGGCGGCTACGAGTACCCGGCGTTCCTCGGCTTCACCGCCGCCGCGATCGGCCTGACCGGCCCCGGCCGCTACTCCGTCGACCACGCCACCGGCCACGCGTTCAACCAGCCCTGGATGGTCGCCCTCGCCTTCGCCGGCAGCGCGGTAGCGGCCGCCGCCGTGGTCGGCAAGCGGTCCAGGGCGCAGGTCCCGGAGCCGGAGGAGTTCTGA
- a CDS encoding FAD-dependent oxidoreductase, translating into MTYAITQTCCSDATCVAVCPVNCIHPTPEERDFGSTEMLYVDPRTCIDCGACADACPVDAIFPVDSLFGAREEYAAINAAYYADREPEPASGPNFHAWGAPSFARSLPSDFAPIRVAVVGTGPAGMYAAEDLLLHTNAEVTLVDRLPVAGGLVRYGVAPDHPGTKGVGETFARFHSHPRVRMHLGVEVGKDITADELAAHHDAVIYAVGAGADRRLGIPGEDLPSSIAATSFVSWYNAHPEVAPEAVDLSGAERVVVAGNGNVALDVARLLVTDAASLAGTDIADHALAALRGSAVREVVLLGRRGPEDAACTSSELLALSHLPGVELVVDDHDPRVGLAIEGAAYGSAAAVLRGVRRECVDWSRPPADGRRIVLRFHSAPVEIAGRDAVEAVRVTAGEGEARLPAQLFLRAIGYRGMALPGLPFDEASGTVPHEGGRVTGLPGTYVVGWIKRGPSGGIGANRTCAAETVGTLLADAVAGALPAPAHPARAFGRLVRGRSRQVVDARGLAAIDRAERARGRDGGRPRVKFATVPELVAAARGRRRAAG; encoded by the coding sequence ATGACCTACGCCATCACCCAGACCTGCTGCAGCGACGCCACCTGTGTCGCCGTGTGCCCCGTCAACTGCATCCACCCGACGCCGGAGGAAAGGGACTTCGGCAGCACGGAGATGCTGTACGTCGACCCGCGGACCTGCATCGACTGCGGCGCCTGCGCCGATGCCTGCCCGGTGGACGCGATCTTCCCGGTGGACAGCCTCTTCGGGGCACGCGAGGAGTACGCCGCCATCAACGCGGCCTACTACGCGGACCGGGAGCCGGAGCCGGCCTCCGGGCCCAACTTCCACGCCTGGGGCGCCCCTTCCTTCGCGCGCAGCCTGCCGTCGGACTTCGCGCCGATCCGGGTGGCGGTCGTCGGCACCGGCCCCGCCGGGATGTACGCCGCCGAGGACCTGCTGCTGCACACCAACGCCGAGGTGACCCTGGTCGACCGGCTGCCGGTGGCGGGCGGCCTCGTCCGGTACGGCGTGGCGCCGGACCACCCGGGGACGAAGGGGGTGGGCGAGACCTTCGCGCGCTTCCACTCCCACCCCCGGGTGCGGATGCACCTCGGGGTCGAGGTGGGCAAGGACATCACCGCCGATGAGCTGGCCGCGCACCACGACGCGGTGATCTACGCGGTCGGCGCCGGCGCCGACCGCCGGCTCGGCATCCCGGGCGAGGACCTGCCCTCCAGCATCGCGGCGACCTCGTTCGTCTCCTGGTACAACGCGCACCCCGAGGTGGCGCCGGAGGCCGTGGACCTGTCCGGCGCCGAACGGGTGGTCGTCGCCGGGAACGGCAACGTGGCGCTCGACGTGGCACGCCTGCTGGTCACGGACGCGGCCTCGCTGGCGGGCACCGACATCGCCGATCACGCGCTCGCGGCGCTGCGCGGCTCGGCGGTGCGCGAGGTCGTGCTGCTGGGGCGGCGCGGCCCCGAGGACGCCGCCTGCACCTCCTCCGAGCTGCTCGCGCTCAGCCATCTGCCGGGCGTGGAGCTGGTGGTGGACGACCACGATCCGCGCGTCGGCCTCGCGATCGAGGGCGCGGCGTACGGCAGTGCGGCCGCCGTGCTGCGGGGCGTGCGCCGGGAGTGCGTGGACTGGTCGCGCCCGCCGGCGGACGGGCGGCGCATCGTGCTCCGCTTCCACTCCGCGCCCGTCGAGATCGCCGGCCGGGACGCCGTGGAAGCCGTCCGGGTCACGGCCGGGGAGGGCGAGGCGAGGCTGCCGGCGCAGCTGTTCCTGCGGGCGATCGGCTACCGGGGCATGGCGCTCCCGGGCCTGCCCTTCGACGAGGCGAGCGGCACGGTGCCGCACGAGGGCGGCCGGGTAACGGGCCTGCCCGGGACGTATGTCGTCGGCTGGATCAAGCGCGGCCCCTCGGGTGGCATCGGCGCCAACCGCACCTGCGCGGCCGAGACGGTCGGCACGCTGCTCGCGGACGCGGTCGCCGGGGCGCTTCCCGCCCCCGCCCATCCGGCCAGGGCGTTCGGCCGCCTGGTGCGCGGCCGGAGCCGCCAGGTGGTCGACGCCCGGGGTCTGGCCGCCATCGACCGGGCCGAGCGGGCGCGCGGCCGGGACGGCGGGCGGCCGAGGGTCAAGTTCGCCACGGTGCCCGAGCTGGTCGCGGCGGCGAGGGGGCGCCGCCGGGCCGCGGGCTGA
- a CDS encoding AurF N-oxygenase family protein, whose amino-acid sequence MASSTVRAEDQNRAAEQDVARRLLDSSAKLSYDPATEVDWNTPLDTDHHGASPEWSTLYSTSYWAELTEAQRKALTRQEAASVASTGIWFEMILQQMVLRDMYAKDPTDPRFQWALTEVADECRHSIMFARGAAKLGAPAYRPRRPVIELGRAFKTLAFGEAAYAAILVAEEVLDVMQRDWMRDERVAPFVRTINNIHVVEESRHMKFARDETRKRLRGAGPVRRHLNALVVAIASYYIVTSMVNRDVYANAGLDAARARAEAKTNEHHKSLMRSSCSGLMEFLASARLLTKPALFFYKRAYLI is encoded by the coding sequence ATGGCAAGCAGCACCGTCCGGGCGGAGGACCAGAACCGGGCCGCCGAGCAGGACGTCGCCCGGCGCCTGCTCGATTCGTCCGCGAAGCTCTCGTACGATCCGGCCACCGAGGTGGACTGGAACACCCCTCTGGACACGGACCACCACGGCGCGAGCCCCGAGTGGAGCACGCTCTACTCCACCTCGTACTGGGCGGAGTTGACGGAGGCTCAGCGCAAGGCGCTGACGCGCCAGGAGGCCGCGTCGGTCGCCAGCACCGGCATCTGGTTCGAGATGATCCTCCAGCAGATGGTGCTGCGCGACATGTACGCCAAGGACCCGACCGATCCGCGTTTCCAGTGGGCCCTGACCGAGGTCGCCGACGAGTGCCGGCACTCGATCATGTTCGCCCGGGGCGCCGCGAAGCTCGGCGCACCCGCCTACCGGCCGCGCCGGCCCGTGATCGAACTGGGCCGCGCCTTCAAGACACTTGCCTTCGGCGAGGCCGCGTACGCGGCGATCCTCGTGGCGGAGGAGGTGCTCGACGTGATGCAGCGCGACTGGATGCGGGACGAGCGCGTCGCCCCGTTCGTCCGCACGATCAACAACATCCATGTGGTGGAGGAGTCGCGCCACATGAAGTTCGCCCGCGACGAGACCCGTAAGCGGCTGCGCGGCGCGGGCCCGGTCCGCAGGCACCTCAACGCACTCGTGGTCGCCATCGCCTCGTACTACATCGTCACCAGCATGGTGAACCGGGACGTGTACGCGAACGCGGGCCTGGACGCCGCGCGGGCGCGTGCCGAGGCGAAGACCAACGAGCACCACAAGTCCCTGATGAGGTCGAGCTGTTCGGGGCTGATGGAGTTCCTGGCCTCGGCCCGCCTGCTGACGAAGCCGGCCCTGTTCTTCTACAAGCGCGCCTACCTGATCTGA
- a CDS encoding DUF3592 domain-containing protein produces MVIAAVYFVLAVAGAVNFARIVDRQSQGPRLRAAWAGRSAEARCTAVRTEETVDVEGVPITHSQPTLSFRTADGRAISFEERQRPLDVSVGDIVTVYYAEDAPEDATARTPSFGARRVRELTAGLGCVLALVSAGALAALL; encoded by the coding sequence ATGGTCATCGCCGCCGTCTACTTCGTCCTCGCCGTGGCCGGGGCCGTGAACTTCGCGAGGATCGTGGACCGGCAGTCGCAGGGACCGAGGCTGCGGGCCGCCTGGGCCGGGCGCAGCGCCGAGGCGCGGTGCACGGCCGTGCGCACCGAGGAGACGGTGGACGTCGAGGGCGTCCCGATCACCCATTCGCAACCGACTCTGAGCTTCCGTACGGCCGACGGCCGGGCCATCTCGTTCGAGGAGCGCCAGCGCCCTCTGGATGTGTCCGTGGGTGACATCGTGACCGTGTACTACGCGGAGGACGCCCCCGAGGACGCGACCGCCCGCACCCCCAGCTTCGGGGCGCGGCGCGTCAGGGAGCTGACCGCCGGTCTCGGCTGCGTCCTGGCCCTTGTCTCCGCCGGCGCGCTGGCCGCGCTGCTCTGA
- a CDS encoding pectate lyase family protein, with the protein MRRPVALRLSAALSTMALAAATGAVLTMPEASAATGGATGYASQNGGTTGGAGGQTVRATTGTQIHEALCGRASSSTPITIEVEGTINHANTAKVSGSSCNTAAGVIELKQISNVTLVGVGNGAVFDQLGIHIRQSSNIIIQNVTVRNVKKSGSPTSNGGDAIGMESDVRNVWVDHATLEASGGESEGFDGLFDMKANTQYVTLSYSTLRNSGRGGLIGSSETQLNNGYVTFHHNLYENVDSRTPLLRGGIAHIYNNYYVKLNKSGINSRAGAHAKVDNNYFKDSKDVLGTFYTDTTGYWQVSGNTFDNVTWSTPSGDNHPAGPDPQSNTTVSIPYAYDLDTASCVPDIVTRTAGANKGLKVSDGNCTPTNPTDPTDPTDPTDPTDPTDPTDPTTPGGTNLSLGAGADGSSKASGTSYGNVRDGDLNTYWSPSGSTGSVSIKWPSATTVSSLDIREAAGAQGAIGSWRVLDADTGAVLKTGSGAGAITIPTTSLRKITFEITGSSGTPRIAEFETYAG; encoded by the coding sequence ATGAGGCGACCAGTCGCGCTGCGACTCTCCGCGGCGCTGTCCACGATGGCCCTGGCGGCCGCGACCGGGGCGGTCCTGACCATGCCCGAGGCCTCGGCGGCGACCGGAGGCGCCACCGGCTACGCGAGCCAGAACGGCGGGACCACCGGCGGCGCCGGCGGCCAGACCGTACGCGCCACCACCGGGACCCAGATCCACGAGGCCCTGTGCGGCCGGGCCAGCAGCAGCACCCCGATCACCATCGAGGTCGAGGGGACCATCAATCACGCCAACACCGCCAAGGTGTCCGGCAGCAGCTGCAACACGGCGGCCGGCGTCATCGAGCTCAAGCAGATCAGCAACGTCACGCTCGTCGGCGTCGGAAACGGCGCCGTCTTCGACCAACTGGGCATCCACATACGCCAGTCCAGCAACATCATCATCCAGAACGTGACCGTCAGGAACGTCAAGAAGTCCGGCTCGCCCACCTCCAACGGCGGCGACGCCATCGGCATGGAGAGCGACGTCCGCAACGTGTGGGTCGACCACGCCACACTGGAGGCCTCCGGCGGAGAGTCGGAGGGCTTCGACGGTCTCTTCGACATGAAGGCCAACACCCAGTACGTGACCCTGTCCTACAGCACCCTGCGCAACTCCGGCCGGGGCGGCCTCATCGGGTCGAGCGAGACCCAGCTCAACAACGGCTATGTCACGTTCCACCACAACCTGTACGAGAACGTCGACTCCCGCACGCCCCTGCTGCGCGGCGGCATCGCCCACATCTACAACAACTACTACGTGAAGCTGAACAAGTCCGGGATCAACTCCCGGGCCGGCGCCCACGCCAAGGTGGACAACAACTACTTCAAGGACTCCAAGGACGTCCTGGGCACCTTCTACACCGACACGACCGGGTACTGGCAGGTCAGCGGCAACACCTTCGACAACGTGACCTGGTCCACGCCCAGCGGCGACAACCACCCGGCCGGCCCGGACCCCCAGTCCAACACCACCGTCAGCATCCCCTACGCCTACGACCTCGATACGGCCTCCTGCGTGCCCGACATCGTGACCCGGACGGCGGGCGCCAACAAGGGCCTGAAGGTCTCGGACGGCAACTGCACCCCGACGAACCCGACCGACCCCACGGACCCGACCGACCCCACGGACCCGACCGATCCCACCGACCCGACGGACCCGACCACGCCCGGCGGGACCAACCTCAGCCTCGGCGCCGGCGCCGACGGCTCCAGCAAGGCGAGCGGGACGAGCTACGGCAACGTACGCGACGGTGACCTGAACACCTACTGGTCCCCGTCCGGCTCGACCGGCTCCGTCTCCATCAAGTGGCCCTCCGCCACCACGGTCTCCTCGCTCGACATCCGTGAGGCCGCGGGCGCCCAGGGTGCCATCGGCTCCTGGCGGGTCCTCGACGCCGACACCGGGGCGGTCCTGAAGACCGGCAGCGGTGCCGGTGCCATCACGATCCCCACCACCTCCCTGCGCAAGATCACCTTCGAGATCACCGGCTCCAGCGGCACGCCGAGGATCGCGGAGTTCGAGACGTACGCCGGCTAG
- a CDS encoding DUF6480 family protein — protein MTSSQTPDPDPEPRRTPGLEPGRGVPPGETPPPESGMSETGPQDTVYNPPKGWAKAPMALIIGLTLVIAAFFLVYAIILLL, from the coding sequence ATGACCTCTTCGCAGACCCCGGACCCCGATCCTGAACCCCGCAGGACCCCAGGCCTGGAACCCGGCAGGGGTGTCCCGCCGGGCGAGACCCCGCCCCCCGAGAGCGGCATGTCGGAGACGGGGCCCCAGGACACCGTCTACAACCCGCCCAAGGGCTGGGCGAAGGCCCCGATGGCGCTGATCATCGGCCTGACGCTGGTCATCGCGGCGTTCTTCCTGGTCTACGCGATCATCCTGCTGCTCTGA
- a CDS encoding catalase has translation MTDVSSRGPAPGDERGTLTNRQGHPVYDNQNQRTVGARGPATLENYQFLEKISHFDRERIPERVVHARGVTAYGYFEAYGAFGDEPISRFTRAKLFQERGKRTDLAVRFSTVIGGRDSSEAARDPRGFAVKFYTEDGNWDLVGNNLGIFFIRDAIKFPDVIHALKPDPVTFEQQPRRIFDFMSQTPECMHMLVNLFSPRGIPADYRHMQGFGVNTYKWVNAEGESFLVKYHWMPKAGVRSMTEQDAANVQADGLGHATKDLYESIARGEHPEWELLVQLMDDHDHPELDFDPLDDTKTWPEQQFPPRTVGRMVLDRMPENYFAENDQISFGTGVLVDGLDFSDDKMLVGRTFSYSDTQRYRVGPNYLQLPVNRAKHAEVRTNQRDGLMAYHVDGGGENPIVNYEPSITGGLREARYPTHDDVGPEIRGRLTRKRIPRANDYVQAGQRYLLMEQWERDDLVHNFIDLLSQCDRQVQERMVWHFLLVENELGLKVGEGLGIGAGDVKGLEPLAGQDLTDEDRQRLARLGDNPPRDVSGLTMTHCVPNERHVVTR, from the coding sequence GTGACGGACGTATCGAGCAGGGGCCCCGCCCCCGGCGACGAACGCGGGACGCTCACCAACCGGCAGGGCCACCCCGTCTACGACAACCAGAACCAGCGCACCGTCGGCGCCCGGGGCCCGGCCACGCTGGAGAACTACCAGTTCCTGGAGAAGATCAGCCACTTCGACCGGGAGCGCATCCCCGAGCGCGTCGTCCACGCCCGGGGCGTCACCGCGTACGGCTACTTCGAGGCGTACGGAGCCTTCGGCGACGAGCCCATCAGCCGCTTCACCCGCGCCAAGCTCTTCCAGGAGCGCGGCAAGCGTACCGACCTCGCCGTGCGCTTCTCGACCGTGATCGGCGGCCGCGACTCGTCCGAGGCGGCCCGCGACCCGCGCGGCTTCGCGGTGAAGTTCTACACCGAGGACGGCAACTGGGACCTCGTCGGCAACAACCTGGGGATCTTCTTCATCCGGGACGCCATCAAGTTCCCCGACGTCATTCACGCGCTCAAGCCGGACCCCGTCACGTTCGAGCAGCAGCCGAGGCGCATCTTCGACTTCATGTCGCAGACGCCCGAGTGCATGCACATGCTGGTCAACCTGTTCAGCCCGCGCGGTATCCCGGCGGACTACCGCCACATGCAGGGCTTCGGCGTCAACACCTACAAGTGGGTCAACGCCGAGGGCGAGTCCTTCCTGGTCAAGTACCACTGGATGCCCAAGGCCGGCGTTCGCAGCATGACCGAACAGGACGCGGCGAACGTCCAGGCGGACGGTCTCGGCCACGCGACCAAGGACCTGTACGAGTCGATCGCGCGCGGCGAACACCCCGAGTGGGAGCTGCTCGTCCAGCTGATGGACGACCACGACCACCCCGAGCTGGACTTCGACCCGCTCGACGACACCAAGACCTGGCCCGAGCAGCAGTTCCCGCCCAGGACGGTCGGCCGGATGGTGCTCGACCGGATGCCGGAGAACTACTTCGCGGAGAACGACCAGATCTCCTTCGGCACCGGCGTGCTGGTGGACGGGCTCGACTTCTCCGACGACAAGATGCTGGTGGGCCGCACCTTCTCCTACAGCGACACCCAGCGCTACCGCGTCGGCCCCAACTATCTGCAACTGCCGGTCAACCGGGCCAAGCACGCGGAGGTGCGCACCAACCAGCGCGACGGCCTGATGGCCTATCACGTCGACGGCGGCGGCGAGAACCCCATCGTCAACTACGAGCCGTCGATCACCGGCGGCCTGCGGGAGGCGCGGTACCCCACGCACGACGACGTGGGGCCGGAGATCCGAGGCAGGCTCACACGCAAGCGCATCCCGCGCGCCAACGACTACGTCCAGGCGGGCCAGCGCTACCTGCTGATGGAGCAGTGGGAGCGGGACGACCTCGTCCACAACTTCATCGACCTGCTCTCCCAGTGCGACCGGCAGGTCCAGGAGCGTATGGTCTGGCACTTCCTGCTCGTGGAGAACGAGCTGGGCCTCAAGGTCGGCGAAGGCCTCGGCATCGGCGCGGGGGACGTCAAGGGCCTGGAGCCGCTGGCCGGCCAGGACCTGACCGACGAGGACCGGCAGCGGCTCGCCCGCCTGGGCGACAATCCGCCGCGCGATGTGAGCGGACTGACGATGACCCACTGCGTACCGAACGAGCGGCACGTGGTCACACGCTGA
- a CDS encoding helix-turn-helix domain-containing protein, with the protein MGDQLRTLRTEAGLSLRDLAAQTGLSATLLSQVERGVREPSLKTLRALSAAFGSSTASLFHEQTPLTAHHSRPSERSRLLMPKGLVQYERLTPSNGRLEVLLGTLEPGQSSDYEQWSHVAVECAYVITGTVEVHVAEQIFDVRAGEALTFDAALPHRYSNRGDSVATYLASVTPPTP; encoded by the coding sequence ATGGGAGATCAGCTACGCACCCTCCGGACGGAAGCGGGACTCAGCCTGCGCGACCTGGCGGCACAGACCGGCCTGTCCGCGACCCTGCTCAGCCAGGTCGAGCGGGGGGTCCGCGAGCCGAGCCTCAAGACGCTCCGGGCCCTGAGCGCCGCATTCGGCTCCTCGACCGCCTCCCTGTTCCACGAACAGACCCCGCTCACGGCCCACCACAGCCGTCCGAGCGAACGGTCCCGCCTCCTGATGCCGAAGGGCCTGGTGCAGTACGAGCGTCTGACACCCAGCAACGGCCGGCTCGAAGTCCTCCTGGGCACGCTCGAACCGGGGCAGTCCTCCGACTACGAGCAGTGGAGCCACGTCGCGGTCGAGTGCGCCTACGTCATCACCGGCACGGTCGAGGTGCACGTCGCCGAGCAGATTTTCGACGTCCGGGCGGGTGAGGCGCTGACCTTCGACGCGGCGCTGCCCCACCGCTACAGCAATCGCGGAGACTCGGTCGCGACCTATCTGGCCTCGGTGACACCACCCACGCCGTAG